A genome region from Thalassococcus arenae includes the following:
- a CDS encoding DNA/RNA non-specific endonuclease — protein MTPEEFLDQVAAAAEADDVEALEALGQHFTEGGQPALPFQPDIRLRGQVVDSEEESALAMNIANGWARSYRLAVFRRRIRAGYAGPVIVSEGDSWFQYPWLLHDVIDHLMEPYAINSLGAAGDTLANMLAMAEYRAAIADTGARVFLFSASGNDALGGGDLANLLNRYQPGMELDDVLRHDRVGAMLAGIEQGYDTVIREALAVRPGLQVFFHGYDRPVPRKGGTWLGKPMAGLGIPQGLQTIIVGHLIDLLNARLHQLAARFPGRAHHVDCRGRVGASVNSWYDELHPRNPGYGRVAAQFEAQIRAVDEIAPPLPVPPMPFDELALPGEPVTPQDLAWAEAAVPEEAIIGPEAGAVIGEARGAHLSAMDLRILDEYQALQSEMREPEQNKRLRARRHMVPEDDDNAFERILGKSNLFPVNFLSRGARKAQSVAKVQLFVRGDIPIGSGSGFLVGPGLMLTNNHVLASRDAAARAKAIFNFQDDDKFQPLPTQTFDITSEIFFTSDRTALDFTFVSVRMDNDRGESLEPFGHFTLIEESGKAVKGEPVSIIQHPRGDRKSIALRDSTIVGVKGDFIYYSTDTEPGSSGAPVLNDQWLPVALHHRSVPHPEIEGRWIANRGIRISQIFRVLRDAAAEGDLDAVTILRLIGAEPAAVPVPAPEPAGRLRPKEDRFMPGLAPTGPDLDVTHSDETFSPDRWEGEQGYDPDFLSRPVPLPLPAGGDGVRRVGGRPDLPYKHFSVVMHRDRRLAMLTACNTDGAQLRRLRRSGRWRLDPRLPVDAQVDNAAYVDNAYDRGHLVRRVAPMWGTEAEARAAMADTFHYTVCAPQHARLNQGIWLELEDYILEWAEAHQFRVSIFTGPVFRADDPVYRGIVQVPADYWKVAVADTPAGLRAVGYLHTQKNLIPTVDEAFGDYRTHRVPIHVIEQLTGIGFETVQPFDVAAGGFEAAGAVRIVRGPEDIGF, from the coding sequence ATGACGCCCGAGGAGTTCCTGGACCAGGTTGCCGCGGCGGCCGAGGCCGATGACGTGGAGGCGCTGGAGGCGCTGGGTCAGCATTTCACCGAGGGTGGCCAGCCCGCCCTGCCGTTCCAGCCCGATATCCGTCTGCGTGGACAGGTCGTCGACAGCGAGGAGGAATCGGCGCTGGCGATGAACATCGCCAATGGCTGGGCGCGCAGCTACCGGCTGGCGGTGTTCCGGCGGCGCATCCGCGCGGGCTATGCCGGGCCGGTGATCGTCAGCGAGGGCGACAGCTGGTTCCAGTATCCCTGGCTGCTGCATGACGTGATCGACCACCTGATGGAGCCCTACGCGATCAACTCGCTGGGGGCGGCGGGCGACACGCTGGCCAACATGCTGGCGATGGCGGAATACCGCGCCGCGATCGCCGATACCGGCGCGCGGGTCTTCCTGTTCTCGGCCAGCGGCAACGACGCCCTGGGCGGTGGCGACCTGGCCAACCTGCTGAACCGGTATCAGCCGGGCATGGAGCTGGACGACGTGCTGCGCCACGACCGGGTGGGCGCGATGCTGGCGGGGATCGAACAGGGTTACGACACCGTGATCCGCGAGGCGCTGGCGGTGCGGCCGGGGCTGCAGGTGTTCTTTCACGGCTATGACCGGCCGGTGCCGCGCAAGGGCGGCACCTGGCTGGGCAAGCCGATGGCGGGCCTGGGCATTCCGCAGGGCTTGCAGACGATCATCGTCGGCCATCTGATCGACCTGCTGAACGCACGGCTGCACCAGCTGGCGGCGCGGTTTCCGGGCCGGGCGCACCATGTCGATTGCCGCGGGCGGGTGGGGGCCAGCGTGAATTCCTGGTATGACGAGCTGCATCCCCGCAATCCCGGCTATGGCCGCGTCGCCGCACAGTTCGAGGCGCAGATCCGCGCCGTCGACGAGATCGCGCCGCCGCTGCCGGTGCCGCCGATGCCGTTCGACGAACTGGCATTGCCGGGCGAGCCGGTGACGCCGCAGGACCTGGCCTGGGCCGAGGCGGCGGTGCCAGAGGAGGCGATCATCGGGCCCGAGGCGGGCGCGGTGATCGGAGAGGCGCGCGGCGCGCATCTGAGCGCGATGGACCTGCGCATCCTGGACGAATACCAGGCGTTGCAATCCGAGATGCGCGAACCCGAGCAGAACAAGCGTCTGCGCGCGCGCCGCCACATGGTGCCCGAGGACGACGACAACGCGTTTGAGCGCATCCTGGGCAAGTCCAACCTGTTCCCGGTCAATTTCCTGTCGCGCGGCGCGCGCAAGGCGCAGTCGGTGGCCAAGGTGCAGCTGTTCGTGCGGGGCGATATCCCCATCGGATCGGGGTCGGGGTTCCTGGTGGGGCCGGGGCTGATGCTGACCAACAACCACGTTCTGGCCAGCCGCGACGCGGCGGCGCGGGCCAAGGCGATCTTCAACTTCCAGGACGACGACAAGTTCCAGCCGCTGCCGACGCAGACCTTCGACATCACGTCCGAGATCTTTTTCACCTCGGACCGGACGGCGCTGGATTTCACCTTTGTCTCGGTGCGGATGGACAACGACCGCGGCGAGAGCCTCGAGCCGTTCGGGCATTTCACGCTGATCGAGGAATCGGGCAAGGCGGTGAAGGGCGAACCGGTGTCGATCATCCAGCATCCGCGCGGCGACCGGAAATCCATCGCCTTGCGCGACAGCACCATCGTCGGCGTGAAGGGCGATTTCATCTATTACAGCACCGATACCGAGCCCGGCAGTTCCGGCGCGCCGGTGCTGAACGACCAATGGCTGCCGGTGGCGCTGCATCACCGGTCGGTGCCGCATCCCGAGATCGAGGGGCGCTGGATCGCCAACCGCGGCATCCGCATCAGCCAGATCTTCCGCGTGCTGCGCGACGCGGCGGCCGAGGGCGACCTGGACGCGGTGACGATCCTGCGGCTGATCGGGGCGGAACCGGCGGCGGTGCCGGTGCCGGCGCCGGAACCGGCCGGGCGGCTGCGGCCCAAGGAGGACCGGTTCATGCCGGGACTGGCGCCCACCGGGCCCGACCTGGACGTCACCCATAGCGACGAGACCTTCAGCCCCGACCGCTGGGAGGGCGAACAGGGCTATGACCCGGATTTCCTGTCGCGGCCGGTTCCGTTGCCGCTGCCCGCGGGAGGCGATGGCGTGCGCCGGGTCGGCGGCCGGCCCGACCTGCCCTACAAGCATTTCTCGGTCGTGATGCATCGCGACCGGCGGCTGGCGATGCTGACCGCCTGCAACACCGACGGCGCCCAGTTGCGGCGGCTGCGGCGGTCGGGGCGCTGGCGGCTGGACCCGCGCCTGCCCGTCGACGCGCAGGTCGACAACGCCGCCTATGTCGACAACGCCTATGACCGCGGCCACCTGGTGCGGCGGGTGGCGCCGATGTGGGGGACCGAGGCCGAGGCCCGCGCCGCCATGGCCGACACGTTCCACTATACCGTCTGCGCGCCGCAGCATGCGCGGCTGAACCAGGGCATCTGGCTGGAGCTGGAGGATTACATCCTGGAATGGGCCGAGGCGCACCAGTTCCGGGTGTCGATCTTTACCGGACCGGTGTTCCGCGCCGACGACCCGGTCTATCGCGGCATCGTGCAGGTGCCGGCGGATTACTGGAAGGTCGCGGTGGCCGACACGCCGGCGGGGCTGCGGGCGGTGGGCTATCTGCACACGCAGAAGAACCTGATCCCCACGGTGGACGAGGCGTTCGGCGATTACCGCACGCACCGGGTGCCGATCCATGTCATCGAACAGCTGACCGGGATCGGGTTCGAGACGGTACAGCCCTTTGACGTGGCCGCCGGCGGGTTCGAGGCGGCAGGCGCGGTGCGGATCGTGCGCGGGCCCGAGGATATCGGGTTCTGA
- a CDS encoding acetylornithine deacetylase/succinyl-diaminopimelate desuccinylase family protein: MSDALFARIDARRDALVALTQELIRIPTLNPPGENYRAICDLLARRLEHRGFACEMIRAHGAPGDSDRFPRWNLVARRDGAAPGPCVHFNSHTDVVEVGSGWTRDPFGAEQDGDRIYGRGACDMKGGLAASIIAAETFLEEYNTYTGAIEISATADEESGGYGGVAHLAEQGYFDPARVQHVIIPEPLGKDRICLGHRGGWWAEIETRGEIAHGSMPFLGDCAVRHMGAVLETFEARLFPAMAQRRTDMPVVPDGARQSTMNINSIHGGQPEQPADYTGLPAHCVPDSCRIVIDRRFLIEEGVDGVRDEILSLLDHLKATRPGFDYAIREINRVIPSMTDRDAPVVTTVAQAIRDVMGRDAAYVASPGSYDQKHIDRIGKLRNCIAYGPGVLELAHKPDEWVGIADMLDSAKVMGRTLERLLLG; this comes from the coding sequence ATGTCCGACGCCCTCTTCGCCCGCATCGACGCCCGGCGCGACGCCCTGGTCGCGCTGACGCAAGAGCTGATCCGCATCCCCACCCTAAACCCGCCGGGCGAAAACTACCGCGCGATCTGCGACCTGCTGGCGCGGCGCCTGGAACACCGCGGGTTCGCCTGCGAGATGATCCGCGCCCATGGCGCGCCGGGCGACAGCGACCGCTTTCCGCGCTGGAACCTCGTGGCCCGCCGCGACGGCGCCGCGCCCGGGCCCTGCGTGCATTTCAACTCGCATACCGACGTGGTCGAGGTCGGTTCGGGCTGGACCCGCGACCCCTTCGGCGCCGAACAGGACGGCGACCGCATCTATGGCCGCGGCGCCTGCGACATGAAGGGCGGGCTGGCCGCCTCGATCATCGCGGCCGAGACGTTTCTCGAAGAATACAACACGTATACAGGCGCGATCGAGATCAGCGCCACCGCCGACGAGGAATCCGGCGGCTATGGCGGCGTCGCGCATCTGGCCGAACAGGGGTATTTCGACCCCGCCCGCGTGCAGCATGTCATCATCCCCGAACCGCTGGGCAAGGACCGCATCTGCCTGGGTCATCGCGGCGGCTGGTGGGCTGAGATCGAAACCAGGGGCGAGATCGCCCACGGTTCCATGCCCTTCCTCGGCGATTGCGCGGTGCGCCACATGGGCGCGGTTCTGGAAACCTTCGAGGCCCGGCTGTTCCCCGCCATGGCGCAGCGCCGCACCGACATGCCGGTGGTGCCCGACGGCGCGCGCCAATCGACGATGAACATCAATTCGATCCATGGCGGCCAGCCCGAACAGCCCGCCGATTACACCGGCCTGCCCGCCCATTGCGTGCCCGACAGCTGCCGCATCGTGATCGACCGCCGCTTTCTGATCGAGGAAGGCGTCGACGGCGTGCGCGACGAGATCCTGTCGCTGCTCGACCACCTCAAGGCCACCCGCCCCGGCTTCGACTACGCCATCCGCGAGATCAACCGCGTCATCCCCTCGATGACCGACCGCGACGCACCGGTCGTCACCACCGTCGCCCAGGCGATCCGCGACGTGATGGGCCGGGATGCCGCCTATGTCGCCTCGCCGGGCTCCTACGACCAGAAGCACATCGACCGCATCGGCAAGCTGCGCAACTGCATCGCCTACGG